The sequence TTGAAACAGCCTTTCGTCTAGGATCAACGCCTCCAATTTAATAGTCTATCTATTCGTAATTGTGAAAAAATCTTTGGTTATCTTGCAATGAACGCAAGGAATCGTGACAAAACAAACAGTTTCACGGGTATAAACAAGAAATTGCAAGATCGCTAAAATTAGTCGGATAAaacgtaattcgatatttgAAGATAAAACAGACACTTTGCCAGATCAACTATATAGTTTCTACGTACCTGCTAAAACGTTGTTATTCACTAAAATAAACAATCTTGACTATGCAGAATGACGATTCgactaaatttatttcatattattatttataacgattaCTATACACGCGGAAGtcattaataatcaaatagaaataaaaatatacataagaaATAATGTAAGATTAATTCGTCTCTTCTGATTGGTGACCACGTTTCATTGTAAATACATCCTTTACGAATGGTCAAAGCTTTTGTCTATTTCGGCATAATGAATGTAAGGGTCGAATGGGGTGCAAAAGGGTTCGACGAAAAGTGTAACGTGGTTGGAGGATAGCCAGTGGATGGAGGATGCAATTCCTCGGTCGATATTCTGGCACGACAGGGGATGCCGGTTAGGGCCAGACTTGGCTCCCTCTAGGGCGTTGTTGTAAACGTCTCTTGTGTGTGGCACAAGGTCAAACGGAAGATGATTCACCGATGAGGAGCGACATGGTCGATTGTTTAACTGTTGAGTATACTAATCATTTACATGTAcaactttatattatttaatgatttaaCGGTACTAAAAGGACAGTAAATATTCAATCCTTACTACAAAAAAGGTAGGATATCACTCAAAGACGtgtaaattgtataaaatctGTCGACAAATCTGGTTCGTTTACATGTTTAAATTCAGCCATCTTCACTCGCTTTAGATTCTAATTACCCCAATTCCCTTGATTTCTAATGGTAGGCGTTTTCTTCACGAGGATCTCAAATGCATGATGAAAAGtgcaatgaaataaattaattaaagaagattAATAGCTACATTTTAAATGGTAatacgaaagagaaaaggttAGACGATTATGGATAAGGAATACCGAGTAAAATTAATCATCGCATTGCTAAGGATAATCAGCTTATTCATCACGTTTATGAAGGCGTCAGTGAACTTTGAGAGTCACTGGCCTGCAAGAACCGACCTCCTTACGGGCTCATTGAATTTTTCCCTCTCTACCAGAACTCTTGTAGTTCACTGTCATCCTCGAAGCAAAAGAGTGGGAGAGGGTTAGTTTCGCAAGGAAACTCAGCTCTTCATTACCAAGGATACAGCGTCTATCGGTAGCtagcataaatatttaaaatgtattcgGAGAACGGTAGTTACTACTTGTGCCAGTTTCACATGGTTAATTTTCTGTCGCCAATTTGCCGGAAACGGAACGCGACTACTTAATGAATTCTTCCGGAACTTCGATAGATGCATCGCACACACGACTAATCGTTCTATGAACATGAATCTTTAATTGCTAAAGAAAGCttaaagatatttgaaaaaaaaacactgaCAGTTTTATTAACTGCGACTTTCACAACAGCTttcatatatgaaatataattacaattaataaataatactttatttgaacgaaaatgccaaaatgaaattattctacaatACGAGAAGCTTATCTTTATATAAGTCACGGATTACACATTTCGTTCCTATGTATTTAATCCACGCTCgtagaaatacgaaatttacaTTGCATATAACTTTTATGGGAATGTCCTATTTTTGCAAACGTGTAGTAACCGAGTACAATAAACAAAATGAGCTAACGTGGATTCAAAATTAAGcagttaaaatatatacaccGACACAAGTGAGAATAGACGGTTGCTGATCGATAATAAGTTCAATATTTCGACATCACACGAGAAAATtggtataaattttcaatctgGCATAACCTAttcgttatataaatttttggcAATTACGACAAAATTCAAGAAATGTTTGAACTGAGGGCGAAATTACATGTCGATAAcaatacttaaatatattttatagcgtTCAATAAGATCGATGTCAAATATACGAGAACCGAAAGGAACAAGTCCTTGTATGATCGGCACTATTAAAAtcaagcaaaaaaaaaaaaaaaaagtgttaTTTTTgcgtttttattatattttgttttggtcgaagaaattataatagtctaaaatattttatcagtttACATAAAACTGAAACatgtgataaaaaaaaaataagactAGCCATCAAAAATGCTACATTAGCGGGAAAACATCTTTCTACTAGAGGAGCAAacaattcttcgtttcttgtAATTAAACACAACTGAAAAGGAATTCACCGAGACGATTGCCATGCGACAAACGTTACAACACAACCGCGAGCTTTTACTCATCAATGATATACGATCATTTTTCCGTCACCGATCACAGTTGGTCTTCGAGTGTTTGACTATCGTATCGTGAAACTGGAAATGAATCATCCGTTTCCTGGAAGCAAGGAATTGCGATTGGCACATAAAAATGCACCTACGTGagagattttaattatgtttggTTTGTTGTTAGAGGTATGAAAATCAATCGCACAAACGATTTCGAACAAATAATTGAGACTAAATGATATCAGTTGATTGGTATGGCCAAAGGAAGAAAGCAGTTGTTCTCGCGGCGTATTGCCGGGACAGAAATGGCGACCGGCGCGTCTGCTTCGGCCATAACCACAAAGTAAGTCATGTACCGGTTTCCGAAGGATCGCTGACATTTTTTGGAAGTTGGATACATGCACAGTATGATATTTACCATTTCGTGATGTAGTAGCCGGTGAGAAGAATCACGTAAACAAGCACTTTTAACCTACACTTTCACGAGAGCCTCGGTCTGGTGGAACTGGATAGGCGCAGTGTCCAGTCGCGGGGGTCGCGGCTCACGAACGAAAGGGAAGGGAGGCTCCTCTCTTAGCTAGCTTTCTGCGAATCCTGTATCCCTACGCCTGCGCGCGCGCACTCTGATTAACTTTGTCTTGATTGGCCGATCACTggttaacaaaaattcataattgaTTAGATCGATAccttttttatgaaaattgattaacAAATCGTATATTTCGAGCAGTCTATCCTTTTCCATGGTAAATCAACgaattaaatacatacaaaCGTATACTTTGTTTTGGAACCGGTAGGATTGTTCCAGTGCGCAAGCGTTGAGTGATGCGGTCATGCCGGTCGTTTATATAGCATTCCATTTTGTCTAGAATACGATTTTTTCTCGGACTATCTTATGAATAAGAACAATTGATAAGTTCTTTGGTGTCGTAGAACAACTATACAGACCATCTAAGGACCAATAATAGGTAATCTGTGGAAAATAATCATCGATGTGACCTGCCGGTCATACCAACCAATCATAGTATGGGACGTGGGGAAATTACCTTATATGGGCAGCGGCATGCAAGCGATCGCATATAGACGTCGCGCGTCGTTCTGTGCGCATGCCGCTTGCTTTGCGTGCGCACAACGCGCAATGTAGTTGACAGTTTCAAAACACTCCGAACCGTACAGCACATCAATTTGCCGATAACCTCGAGTAATTATcggtaaaaattaaatcatcgacataatgaatttttctgtTACAAATATCACTaacataagaaaaatatattatctctTTTAAATTAAGTAAGCCAGATTTGATAAGGGTGCTTCAAGTAATGTATATGGCAGATATAttaatgtaatgttatatttatgtttaagaAATGACATTATGATTATTTGAAgcacagaaattaataaattataatattgacATAAATATGCTTTTCTTAGATAGTATATATGTCTTGATACAccaaaaatacaattaaatactATATGAAGTATCTGGTTGAAGAAATGTAagtacatttatacatatacatgtatgtattacAATATTGTTGCCAATCATACAGTTTAAAAGCatatgaaatacatttaaGGATTgtttttgatataattaagaaatcttagattattataatttataatacataatataattaaaataataaacaagatTACGGTATATAAacgtaacaaattataaataaaggaatACTGAAGCAGTCTATATtgaattaaacatttcatatagagataattgaaatatatcttaatttaGTCTAGTCATTAatcgtatataaaaatttaatttataacttattgtgtttaatataaaaactgaGTATTTTTCTACGAACATAGTATCTCAGtttaattcttaatatattcTTGGGTAAGCAAAcataagtttttaaaatttgttctacTTGATACACAATTTAAGTAAGTTGTGATTGTTtccaaaaatgtaaattgtatGATTTTccttacataaataaaaatgagaatttttctaaaattttttaatagtacTGTTTaggtacatatatgtacaattttgGCAGATTTTTGGATAAAAGCAAACATGCTCTGTTTGGATAGTAGAGTAATGATTCTAATTAATACTTGATATTCATATATGTTGTAGTTTATCAGATTATATAACTATTTttgaatttgataaattatattaaataatttttgacatcttggataaataaaatttcttacaataacatttattttgaaataaatacatgaaatataaaaatttgtcccttaaaattagttttctttcaattaatttacttcCTTAATTAATAGTgcataattacaaaaaatggatattttttaacacaaggtatcaaatttttatttattcaagaTATCAACTTTATGATTATATCTAACGAGCAATATTATGGACAGAAGATGCAGCAAGATACCTAATCATTCTAGtatcaataaaaatcatattatatgataatacatTTGTTATGTatctatcaaatttaatagattaaaGTTAACAATAATCAGATTAACTAGACATAAGAAAAGTATacatctaaaaatattcttttatccttatttcgtacagaaatatatatatgtatatatgtatatatataagaatttagcaatttaaattatttgaattgtttagagaatatttacaaatttttgtagtaaACCATATTTTGAAGCTTGTGTAGCCAAATTATATTGGCAGTAGTTTGCAGTTTCAGTATTAGAACACTgcagagaataaaaaaatatctatacgTATGATAGTCTTCATAATGTTCTCATATAAAGCAATTAATCATcataaacataattataaaccaatttaaattcgtataaatttttgtatttttttatcgcCAGGTGGCCGcttattaatgtttattttaacatacaGAACATAGGAAAATGTCATATATTAATGTACGCAAATCATgattgatatatttatgaCCCATAGcgatttttgttattaaaattatctattcaatatttgtattagaaaattattaattattaattttcaatattgaatttatttcctCTCTAAAAGAGAACGAGTCAATTTACTTTAGttaaaaggtaaaaaataatgtattattgAGAGAGGAAAACAAATGCAATTATGAGGTCCTTAAATGATTCAAATTGTAATACTCTTTTGTTAAGtacttattaataatgttaaaaaaaaaaaatgttttaacgaACAATGAAATGCATTCTTTAGTAAAGAATACAATAACTATGTCTTtctaaatagaataatatgGTAGAAACCATCTATattctttctataaaaaaggaatcattatttataacaaaaaaataatgttatacgagaACTATACATAAGCTAGTTTCTCAGTCAACTGTTACAAAACTTCATCCTTGTTTTCAGAATTAATCAGATCATCAAGGactcattttttttatttctaaagcTAATAAAACGTTAGATTAGCCCTCGTTTTTTCTTATAATCTTCCAAATTTAAAGATCGTCGAGGTCCAGTATCTTTGATATTACTAATAGGTTTCGGCAATACGCTAACGGGATTATCTaaaaaaagcagaaataaCACGTACTTATATTTTACACTAAACTACCTTAAATTTTTACTGACAAAAAGACATAAAACGAATTTTTTGTAGGACTTACTTGGAATTGGTACTTCTAAGTCTATTGTGATATCAAAGTCGTGagcattaaataaatcttcagtactttgtttcttcttcgtttcttgactattttctttttcgctaGATACTGCTACTACTTCAGTTTGTTGAGGACTTGCTTTATCATTTACTAGAGCGGTAGACgatatttcttcatcttctgGTTTAAAAACCATTCTTGGTTTAGTACTTCTCCTAGTGAATGGATCATCAACTTTTTTACCTTTATTGGCTTTAATTTCTTcctattgtataaaaaatacatactagattaataaaattattatactttaataattttatattctataatttgtGTTATTAATTTACCATGATTGCTTTTTCAGCTTCTTCAACATTCTTTTTTCGGTTACGATCATTAATGTAAGATATGCTAGATATTGTTGCAGTACGCATTTTATCAAGTTCGGAAGCACGTTCTTCAAGTTCACTCAATTCTTGGTTAAGCCGACTGGCAGTTTCGTCATCCCCTCTACAATTAGCTGCATCTCTTTCACGCATAAGTTGCGCTTTCTTCATTGCATAGTTATATGGAGTTTGTTTAAATCTTTCCTTTTCCCGCactattttttctatatcttcttctttaaattcGTATACTAAAGCTTCTTTAAtgtcttttaatttttgttcaacTTCTTCAAAAGTTGGCATTGATATTCCTTGCAAAGCACAAGTTTCTttccatttgaaaaattcagatTCAGTAAACTCTTGGTTTGACACAAACTCTAATCTAAACACCCGTTCTTGTGCTCCATGTCTTAGTTTCAATCCTTTATTTGTTCTAGTTCCACCAAGTTGATAGATTTTTCCTGTTTCACAAACACCACTAATTTCAGCTACCCTATATACTGGTTTTCCATTATTGTTTCCAATGCCAATTCTAACAAAACAACCTTGTACCACTCTATCAAAGAAAGGTAGATGTACAAATCTTTCCATTTTATGACGTGATAATCTAATTTTGTTGAGATCTTCCTTGGTACTGACATATATTGGTTTCTTCGGTTTGGCTTTATTACTGGTAATAGATCTGTAAAATGATacatttgattattaatatcattaactTTCAACTAAtgcttttgaaaaaaagatttaatgTCACCAACTTTTTATCAGTATCAGAATCAGTATCCCTACTGTCACTTGAAGATGATCTGCGATGAGATGATGGTTTAgtagtttcttcttcttcaccACTATCTGATGAACCACTATCATCAGAATAAATATCAGATGCTTTAAGTTTTGTTTTGTTTGCTCCTCCTTTATGGTCATCTtctaattcttcttcttcaataTCCTTTGattgctgttgctgctgttctatcctttgtttttctttctcctctaaataagaaaagagaaataaaatatatctaagtttaataaacaataactttttatttaatattttacctctttcttttttctcttctcgtctTGCTTTTAGAAGAGACATTGCATGGAactttttatcttgtttttcttctattgTCTTTTTACGATCTTTGCTTCGTTCTTTAGGATCCGGGGCTCTGTcaactttcttttcctctgcactcttttctttcttccttgattccttttgtttttttaattcttgtttTTTAGCcattctcaattttttttcaatctcAAATCTTGTTTTCATGATTTCACGTTGTTCaatacgtttaaaaatttcttgttcACGTTCTTTTTCTGTCATTTGGGCAAGTCTTGCTTGATCCTCAGCATCTCCCATTAATTTATCATCATAACCATCGTTAAATTCTTCTTGGCTAGAGTCAGAAACACTGGCATCCGAATCTGAAACTTCAcctgaaaatataaagttattttataatgttatagaattataaaataattttacaaaatattaatattggtGCTGATTTCAGCTAATTACCTTCTTCTGGTTCAGAAACCTTTTCGGGCTCTATTTCACTGGCACTTTCTTCACTACTAGACTTTGTCATTTTACGTTTACTTCTTTTAGTTggcactttcttctttttatttttaccagTTTTTGCACCCCAATCATCATCTGAATCTGATGTGTCTGAATCATGTTTATTATCTTTTCTAGTAGTGCTAGTTTCTTCATTAGACTGAGAATCATCTTGGGCTttgcctttcttttttttggcGAGAGATAATAAGTCCTGATTcaaatacacacacacacatatatatatatgtatatatatataagttcaaaattagaattcaattgtttttaataaaaagaataatttgttaaatatataacatacaaaatatttatgattactATAAAAACTAGAATGTATATACATTCTTTCCTATTTAAgcttaaaataatgtaaatttttataaattaaaaatgaactATTTGAGTGTCTAACAGGTTATGTAAAGTAAATTTTGCttgtatattctttttataatatgtcTCAAAGGTACAGAAGGTACTTTAAGACAGcatatattactattaaacTTGATTTGATCAATTTTCGATATGTTAGAAGTTAACTATATGTGTAAAACAGAAGATATACAATATGAGATTTTTATGTAAGGTTATATCATTTACATTATCCAAGTCCGAGCCACTTTCTGATGCACTGCCACTACTATCAGAATCTATAAGAGCCTGATTCTTCCTTTTTGGCATTATCacgaaaatatgcaaatggAGATCGTGAAAATTGCACGCCCTCCTAACAAGGATAAATCTAACGTCATGCAAGCTACAATAAACTAGGAAGACCGCGTAGAACCAAAGACGTTAAACATTAACACTGATATAGTAGCGTATAGTAGTGTATAGCACGCAGCACGCCATTTCATCAACCTGGTTTTATACCGAACCAATAATATTATGCCATATTGTATGGAATTactatacattatttatttatacacaaaaataaagtatcgctatcgtaatatttctcttatataattaaagataatataaatccATGTAATGATTTCAGAGATGGCATAGTTTTCTTGTATAGtcaattggaaatttgaaCAGGGTTGTTATTCTTGGAGTACTAAAACACATTGTTTATGCCCGCGTAATTAtactttaaacatttaaaataaattaaaacttctaaataattaaatcttaataaattaatcagttttgaataatttaaaaaaaatgttatgaacaaatgtaatttttacttaattaattaattaattattttacactgTTTACAATTCATACGTACCGCGCTAAAACTTCCCCTACGAGAAGTCACATAATAGTTTCATTTTGGTAACATTTCCTTCCGTACATTGGTAATTATGAATGTTGACACTTTTTGCCGTCAATGGCGTATAATAGATGCACCTGTGTCGATGTGTCAGAAAAGTTTTATACTATATTGGATTTTATATGACGTTACAGTCAAGCAGTGAGATGTAATTATAGGAGTggcatttataaattaattgtaatagaTAGTAGTGTCGTAGAGAACGTGACCATTCTAATTACGGATGTTTAAAATTGGAATGTTCAATGGCTGTGAATATGGAAGTAGAAAAGAACACATCCAACGAGGTTGACACTCAACTTTCGGCAAACAATTCAATGGAATTTAATGACGATATTCAAAAAGAcaacgaaaatattaaagatgtCGAAGATTCATTGTCTTcccttaaaaatataacaattgaTAGCGAAAAACGTGATGATACTATTATATAcgcaaaatttgaaaattctcaaatttacGCGAAAAATTTAGGAGATAACCTAGTGTCCACAaatgaagaggaagaagaaaaaagcgatgaagataaagaaaaagaattattacaaGATGAGAAGGTTCTAAAAGATGATTGTAAGACTGAACAAGTAGAAGTAACATCAGAAAACTCTACTGATGGTTATGTATCTCAAGCTCCATTAGCTTTCACAATTGATTTTGGCAATAAGGAAATTGATACaactaaatatcaaaatttatttgaaagatataaTGCTAgacataaaagaaatttgtccACATCTAAGGTAAGTatattctgtataaaaatgtataaaaaattgaagtatcttaaaatatgcataaagtaaattcaatttttaggtagaaataaatacaaaaaagccTGGCACTTTAGTTTCTTCAAACTTAATGCAAAAACAAAAAGTTTCTAGTACACATTCTGAAGGCTATTTCAGTAGTGAGGATGACACAAAGCGAAAAACAGATCAATTATCAGAGAAACTGAAACAATTAGGTAATTTCATTATGTTAAAGTCATATTTAAATGTTGGAAAACTAAATTTGTAGCAagttctataaattttatctttgaaaaatgtttttttgatataatatatagtaattgtgaaactaagtaattaattttctttataaatatacattttatgctttaataataatatataggggagtatcattaattattagcataatttaattattttgtataatataaacatgtatttattatataatgtcTTGagtgtttaaatttttatcatgaTTGGAAAACAATTCCTTTTGAATAGCAAACTGAATATAATGGAAGACTATATTTGTAATGTATGAGTCATGATGAAGTCATCTTTACTAtgctttttaatattcttctcaAGTACTTTCGATATGTTCACAGTATATAGGCTGGCAACATTAATGATTATAATATCacatatgatattaaaatattatattatactagaTTAAAAGATTTTACTTGTCTGTAATATCAATAttgtcttttatatttttactgttttgcagttgtaatttattattgagttttatatttttttgtaattatatcacCTTATTTTTAGGttcaaaatcatttttaaaaccATCACATGCTTTAAAAAAGTCTGAATCTAATGTAAAAGTatctaattttcaaaataaacaaGATACAATGAGTAAATCTTTTGAACAGTCAAAACAACCTAAACTTCCTTATAAGAATCTCTCACTGGAACTTGGTTATACAGAGAAAACAAATACAACATCATATTGGGTACCACAAAAGTCTGCTACTATAAATGATTTAAGTAGAATTCAAGTAAACAATTATGATGATGAtgctgaaaaattatatacaaagaATATTGATCAAGATGATGAATATGAACATTCATCTGACAATGTATCTGAGAAAGTGTCTAACATAAATtatgttagaaataaaaacataagCGTTAAGGGATCCAATTTGTCTAGTGTCAGCTATACAATGGAAGTAAACCCAGATGATCTCGCTGAAACAGATATAGATGTTTTCAATGTTAGTAACGTTGATGGAGGATCAGATGAAGCAGTTAGTGAAGCAGGAACATATACAATTCATAAAGATTATACAGATGAGGAAAAAGCAAGAAtggatattgataaaatatttagtgtTGGTGTTTTAACTGAAGAAGACAGCAATGAAGCATGTATTCATAGTTTTAAAGTATGTCAATTAtacattgtttattataattatgataattgttctttgatagtatataaaatattttttattttaaagatgaGTATTTCAAGAGATAATAACACATGGATATCTGAATGGGCCACTCAGGTAGCAGAACATAATTCGCTACCGCCAGCAATTGGTGGGCCAACCGGTCGTACTCCTCCACTAAGTCCTTCCAAAATACCATCTCCTATTCATAGCAGATCGCAACGACTCGCTCGTAGCCgcaatgtataaaatattcattaactgtattaatatttacactgTACATGTGATGTACATACAAGCATacgtaatgataaatatttttaggaaCAAAGTGACAGTAGTTTAGATGCAGAATCatatttacgaataaaagaaagaattggtttaatttcaaatcaaCATATACTTATTGATTCTGGTGGAGAGTCAGACGATGATACCAGTAACAGTTATAATACACCTCCACAAAGTTCACAAAGAACACCAGTACATGGGGTTTTGGCCAGAAGAGGAAGTTTATCTGAATCTCTTTTTAGAAGAATTAATACCAACGAAAGTAGGAGAAGTATCCGCAAATATATAAGTTCAAGTAAATCAAAGACTGAAGATACAAATGCTGAATCAAGTAGTCCGTCCAAAGAGTTTACTTCCCTTCATTTAGGAAGACGAAGTAGTTCCTTGGACaggtaaaaaataaagagatcatttatatgtaaaaaatgtaatttaaataattcttgtaatttGATCTTTTGTAATGTAGGAGAGATTATACATGTAATACAACAGACAGTAATACGTCCAAAAGAAGTAGTACGAAATATTATCAAgatgatgaaattaaatactcaaataatacaattttaaatcgCCTAAGACCGTCTACACCAAAATTAACAAACAGTCCAATTGTAACTCGCAAAACTGTCACTCAAATTGTAAACTCTCCAGTATTGGAAAGAACcaagcatttgacaaaatctTCTCCACAAGCCAAAAatattggatattttacatgtGTCGAAAATAGGtacgcataaaaattcatttatatatttatatattaatatgtattaattatattgtttttatatttttagtcCATATATGTTAAGAAAATCAAATAGTACTGCAAATTATCATGAAGGAAATGTTGGCTTTAGTACAACAACAGATAGTGTTCTCCAAAATAGTCCAAATCTTAaacgtaatttaaatatccaaAGATCATGTAGCAAtgcaaatattagaaatataaaatcacaAAGCCAGTCATCCCGTCGCAGTAGCTTTAATAGTAGTGATATTGATAGAGCATCTTTAGCAGGAAGATATCTTGCTGCTTCTGACAGTAGCAGTGAAACTGGCGAACAGCAAGCAAAATCTTCATTAGGCTCAGTTTCTTctggaattaaattaaatcgagCTTTTAGTATAAGAAGAGCaaggtatttaaaaaatatatgcaatacaatgaaagtaataaatttaacattgacataatgtatttattattatgctGTACAATGCATAGATTAAGTTGTGAATCTGATACAACTCCAAATACAACTCCTGAAGAAAGACGTAGACGAGCACAAAGTGAAGTAAAACCAACTCCTATAAATAAACAGCAAAATTATCATCGAAGTCGTACAAGTATCGTGAATGTACACAATAAAGAATCTGTAAAGAAATCAGAACCTATAAAACCAAGAGCTGCGTCGATATCAAGAACTGATAGTACAAGACTTAGTATGAGAGCACCAAAATCATCTCAGGTAAGTATTTCAGATTTgtcaatgttttatttttcatatactaTATCTTAGTTCctctaaatttttaaaaattattgaagttaaatgtaattatataattagtagtaacttaaaa comes from Bombus pyrosoma isolate SC7728 linkage group LG2, ASM1482585v1, whole genome shotgun sequence and encodes:
- the LOC122577022 gene encoding putative leucine-rich repeat-containing protein DDB_G0290503 isoform X2; translation: MAVNMEVEKNTSNEVDTQLSANNSMEFNDDIQKDNENIKDVEDSLSSLKNITIDSEKRDDTIIYAKFENSQIYAKNLGDNLVSTNEEEEEKSDEDKEKELLQDEKVLKDDCKTEQVEVTSENSTDGYVSQAPLAFTIDFGNKEIDTTKYQNLFERYNARHKRNLSTSKVEINTKKPGTLVSSNLMQKQKVSSTHSEGYFSSEDDTKRKTDQLSEKLKQLGSKSFLKPSHALKKSESNVKVSNFQNKQDTMSKSFEQSKQPKLPYKNLSLELGYTEKTNTTSYWVPQKSATINDLSRIQVNNYDDDAEKLYTKNIDQDDEYEHSSDNVSEKVSNINYVRNKNISVKGSNLSSVSYTMEVNPDDLAETDIDVFNVSNVDGGSDEAVSEAGTYTIHKDYTDEEKARMDIDKIFSVGVLTEEDSNEACIHSFKMSISRDNNTWISEWATQVAEHNSLPPAIGGPTGRTPPLSPSKIPSPIHSRSQRLARSRNEQSDSSLDAESYLRIKERIGLISNQHILIDSGGESDDDTSNSYNTPPQSSQRTPVHGVLARRGSLSESLFRRINTNESRRSIRKYISSSKSKTEDTNAESSSPSKEFTSLHLGRRSSSLDRRDYTCNTTDSNTSKRSSTKYYQDDEIKYSNNTILNRLRPSTPKLTNSPIVTRKTVTQIVNSPVLERTKHLTKSSPQAKNIGYFTCVENSPYMLRKSNSTANYHEGNVGFSTTTDSVLQNSPNLKRNLNIQRSCSNANIRNIKSQSQSSRRSSFNSSDIDRASLAGRYLAASDSSSETGEQQAKSSLGSVSSGIKLNRAFSIRRARLSCESDTTPNTTPEERRRRAQSEVKPTPINKQQNYHRSRTSIVNVHNKESVKKSEPIKPRAASISRTDSTRLSMRAPKSSQHASTTQRPIQKASKDQKKSGRSNSTLTSKEVEFQNWKRRKSYDPMKAAAEGRKKLIDNSKKHHSTEDSSGNHDNSVLRSASFHGTGGALSLANEWSDNELSIAQNDNQVPPPCSPQLESDSDVETSYYLQTTQNVMSAMSARITVCHSPLVDSDNDSDEDTSHSLHKSISKTLHQPSDTESSDDRHPNAQSAISNTKYNRAFSLRRARLDLQPTKLPGNINKNKLVTPDTRKSESVSNISRTDSGRFSMRSNRTTNTGSKIKPKETKKPAMPNAREVEMQNWKRRKSYDPMKAAMEGRRKAGLVKKNTNPNLSPRTDSDR